A stretch of the Archocentrus centrarchus isolate MPI-CPG fArcCen1 unplaced genomic scaffold, fArcCen1 scaffold_32_ctg1, whole genome shotgun sequence genome encodes the following:
- the LOC115776489 gene encoding AP-2 complex subunit alpha-2 isoform X2, translated as MPAVSKGDGMRGLAVFISDIRNCKSKEAEVKRINKELANIRSKFKGDKALDGYSKKKYVCKLLFIFLLGHDIDFGHMEAVNLLSSNKYTEKQIGYLFISVLVNSNSDLIRLINNAIKNDLTSRNPTFMNLALHCIANVGSREMAEAFASEIPRILVAGDTMDSVKQSAALCLLRLNRTSPDLVPMGEWTARVVHLLNDQHLGVVTAATSLITTLAQKNPDDFKTSVSLAVARLSRIVTSASIDLQDYTYYFVAAPWLSVKLLRLLQSYPPPEDAALRSRLTECLETILNKAQEPPKSKKVQHSNAKNAVLFEAIALIIHHDSEPTLLVRACNQLGQFLQHRETNLRYLALESMCTLASSEFSHEAVKTHMETVINALKTERDVSVRQRAVDLLYAMCDRSNAKQIVAEMLSYLETADYSIREEIVLKVAILAEKYAVDYTWYVDTILNLIRIAGDYVSEEVWYRVIQIVINRDDVQGYAAKTVFEALQAPACHENLVKVGGYILGEFGNLIAGDSRSSPLVQFNLLHSKFHLCSVPTRALLLSAYIKFINLFPEVKATIQDVLRSDSQLRNADVELQQRAVEYLRLSCIASTDILATVLEEMPPFPERESSILAKLKKKKGPGKLPDMDDSRRSVNGSTEHSENTDTTNKGSTHSFTDVLNLNSTPSSGASLLIDVFSESSAPPAAIDVSEENFPRFVCKNNGVIYENQLLQIGLKSEYRQNLGRMYVFYGNKTSTQFLSFSSSVSSSEMLKSQLNVHSKAADPMIEGGAQMQQILNIECVSDFRDAPVLNIQFRYGGTLQNIAVKLPVMLNKFFQPTEMMSQDFFQRWKQLGAPQQEVQKIFKAKHPMDTEVTKAKILGFGVALLDGVDPNPANFVGAGVIHTKTTQVGCLLRLEPNMQAQMYRLTLRTSRDSVSQRLCELLSDQF; from the exons ATGCCGGCGGTGTCCAAAGGGGACGGGATGCGCGGCCTGGCCGTGTTCATCTCTGACATCAGGAACT GTAAAAGTAAAGAGGCAGAGGTAAAGAGGATAAACAAGGAACTGGCAAACATCCGCTCCAAATTTAAAG gagACAAAGCATTAGATGGCTACAGTAAAAAGAAGTATGTCTgcaagctgctcttcatcttCCTTCTGGGCCACGACATCGACTTTGGACACATGGAGGCCGTCAACCTTCTGAGCTCCAACAAGTACACAGAGAAGCAGATT GGTTACCTGTTCATTTCTGTGCTGGTGAACTCCAACAGCGACTTGATCCGCCTCATCAACAACGCCATCAAAAACGACCTCACCAGCCGCAACCCCACCTTCATGAACCTGGCCCTGCACTGTATCGCTAATGTGGGCAGCAGAGAGATGGCGGAGGCGTTTGCCTCGGAAATTCCCAGAATCTTAGTGGCCGG GGATACGATGGACAGCGTGAAGCAGAGTGCGGCTCTGTGTCTGTTACGACTCAACAGGACGTCTCCCGACCTCGTGCCCATGGGCGAATGGACCGCGCGGGTCGTCCATCTGCTGAATGACCAACACCTG GGAGTGGTGACGGCAGCCACCAGCCTCATTACcactctggcccagaagaaTCCAGATGACTTTAAGACCTCCGTCTCTCTGGCTGTGGCCCGGCTCAGCAGG ATCGTGACGTCGGCGTCCATTGACCTTCAGGACTACACGTACTACTTTGTAGCTGCACCGTGGCTGTCTGTCAAACTTCTGCGCCTGCTCCAGAGCTACCCTCCACCAG AGGATGCAGCGCTGCGCAGTCGTCTGACTGAGTGCTTAGAGACCATCCTCAATAAAGCCCAGGAGCCTCCAAAGTCCAAGAAGGTCCAGCACTCCAACGCCAAGAACGCCGTTCTGTTTGAAGCCATTGCCCTCATCATCCACCATGACAG CGAGCCCACCCTGTTGGTGCGAGCCTGTAACCAGCTGGGCCAGTTCCTGCAGCACAGAGAAACCAACCTCCGGTACCTGGCTTTGGAGAGCATGTGCACGCTGGCCAGCTCCGAGTTTTCCCACGAGGCCGTGAAGACGCACATGGAAACTGTGATCAATGCTCTGAAG ACGGAGAGAGATGTGAGTGTTCGCCAACGTGCCGTGGATCTGCTCTACGCCATGTGCGACCGCAGCAACGCCAAGCAGATCGTGGCCGAGATGCTGAGCTACCTGGAGACCGCCGACTACTCCATCAGAGAGGAGATA GTGCTCAAAGTGGCCATCCTGGCAGAGAAGTACGCCGTGGACTACACCTGGTACGTGGACACCATCCTGAACCTGATTCGCATCGCCGGGGACTACGTCAGTGAGGAGGTGTGGTACCGTGTCATCCAGATCGTCATAAACAGAGACGACGTCCAAGGTTACGCCGCCAAGACCGTCTTTGAG GCGCTACAAGCTCCCGCCTGCCACGAGAACCTGGTGAAGGTGGGCGGGTATATCCTGGGAGAGTTCGGTAACCTGATTGCTGGTGACTCCCGCTCCAG cccTCTGGTCCAGTTCAATCTTCTCCACTCCAAGTTCCACCTGTGTTCTGTGCCAACTCGAGCGCTGCTGCTGTCGGCGTACATCAAGTTCATCAACTTGTTTCCAGAAGTGAAAGCCACCATCCAGGATGTGCTGCGCTCCGACAGCCAGCTTCGCAACGCTGACGTGGAGCTTCAGCAGAGAGCCGTCGAGTACCTGAGGCTCAGCTGCATCGCCAGCACCGACATACTG GCCACAGTCTTGGAGGAAATGCCTCCGTTCCCAGAGAGAGAGTCTTCGATTCTGGccaagctgaagaagaagaaaggtccCGGAAAACTGCCTGACATGGATGATAGCCGCCGGAGCGTCAACGGCAGCACGGAGCACAGCGAGAACACGGACACCACAAACAAG GGCTCCACCCACTCTTTTACGGATGTCCTGAATCTAAACTCCACCCCCTCATCAGGAGCCAGTCTGCTCATTGACGTGTTTTCAGAAAGCTCCGCCCCCCCCGCAGCCATCGACGTATCGGAGGAAAACTTCCCCAG GTTTGTTTGTAAGAACAACGGCGTCATCTACGAGAACCAGCTCCTACAGATCGGCCTGAAGTCCGAGTACCGGCAGAACCTCG GTCGCATGTACGTGTTCTACGGCAACAAGACGTCCACCCAGTTCCTCAGCTTCTCctcatcagtgagcagcagtgaaaTGCTGAAGTCTC AGCTGAATGTCCACTCGAAGGCGGCCGACCCCATGATAGAAGGCGGAGCTCAGATGCAGCAGATCCTGAACATTGAATGTGTGTCAGACTTCAGAGACGCTCCTGTTCTCAACATCCAGTtcag GTACGGAGGAACCTTGCAGAACATCGCCGTGAAACTCCCCGTGATGCTCAACAAGTTTTTTCAGCCCACAGAGATGATGTCGCAGGACTTCTTCCAGCGCTGGAAGCAGCTCGGAGC TCCACAGCAGGAGGTTCAGAAAATCTTCAAAGCCAAACACCCGATGGACACCGAGGTCACCAAGGCcaag ATTTTAGGCTTTGGTGTCGCTCTGCTGGACGGCGTCGATCCCAATCCTGCGAACTTTGTCGGAGCGGGAGTGATTCACACGAAGACCACTCAGGTGGGCTGCCTGCTGAGACTGGAGCCCAACATGCAGGCacag ATGTACCGCCTCACGCTGCGGACCAGCAGGGATTCGGTGTCTCAGAGACTCTGTGAGCTGCTCTCTGACCAGTTTTAG
- the LOC115776489 gene encoding AP-2 complex subunit alpha-2 isoform X1, with product MPAVSKGDGMRGLAVFISDIRNCKSKEAEVKRINKELANIRSKFKGDKALDGYSKKKYVCKLLFIFLLGHDIDFGHMEAVNLLSSNKYTEKQIGYLFISVLVNSNSDLIRLINNAIKNDLTSRNPTFMNLALHCIANVGSREMAEAFASEIPRILVAGDTMDSVKQSAALCLLRLNRTSPDLVPMGEWTARVVHLLNDQHLGVVTAATSLITTLAQKNPDDFKTSVSLAVARLSRIVTSASIDLQDYTYYFVAAPWLSVKLLRLLQSYPPPEDAALRSRLTECLETILNKAQEPPKSKKVQHSNAKNAVLFEAIALIIHHDSEPTLLVRACNQLGQFLQHRETNLRYLALESMCTLASSEFSHEAVKTHMETVINALKTERDVSVRQRAVDLLYAMCDRSNAKQIVAEMLSYLETADYSIREEIVLKVAILAEKYAVDYTWYVDTILNLIRIAGDYVSEEVWYRVIQIVINRDDVQGYAAKTVFEALQAPACHENLVKVGGYILGEFGNLIAGDSRSSPLVQFNLLHSKFHLCSVPTRALLLSAYIKFINLFPEVKATIQDVLRSDSQLRNADVELQQRAVEYLRLSCIASTDILATVLEEMPPFPERESSILAKLKKKKGPGKLPDMDDSRRSVNGSTEHSENTDTTNKSSSLLDDLLPTDRPRPSRCSLVSARNMGSTHSFTDVLNLNSTPSSGASLLIDVFSESSAPPAAIDVSEENFPRFVCKNNGVIYENQLLQIGLKSEYRQNLGRMYVFYGNKTSTQFLSFSSSVSSSEMLKSQLNVHSKAADPMIEGGAQMQQILNIECVSDFRDAPVLNIQFRYGGTLQNIAVKLPVMLNKFFQPTEMMSQDFFQRWKQLGAPQQEVQKIFKAKHPMDTEVTKAKILGFGVALLDGVDPNPANFVGAGVIHTKTTQVGCLLRLEPNMQAQMYRLTLRTSRDSVSQRLCELLSDQF from the exons ATGCCGGCGGTGTCCAAAGGGGACGGGATGCGCGGCCTGGCCGTGTTCATCTCTGACATCAGGAACT GTAAAAGTAAAGAGGCAGAGGTAAAGAGGATAAACAAGGAACTGGCAAACATCCGCTCCAAATTTAAAG gagACAAAGCATTAGATGGCTACAGTAAAAAGAAGTATGTCTgcaagctgctcttcatcttCCTTCTGGGCCACGACATCGACTTTGGACACATGGAGGCCGTCAACCTTCTGAGCTCCAACAAGTACACAGAGAAGCAGATT GGTTACCTGTTCATTTCTGTGCTGGTGAACTCCAACAGCGACTTGATCCGCCTCATCAACAACGCCATCAAAAACGACCTCACCAGCCGCAACCCCACCTTCATGAACCTGGCCCTGCACTGTATCGCTAATGTGGGCAGCAGAGAGATGGCGGAGGCGTTTGCCTCGGAAATTCCCAGAATCTTAGTGGCCGG GGATACGATGGACAGCGTGAAGCAGAGTGCGGCTCTGTGTCTGTTACGACTCAACAGGACGTCTCCCGACCTCGTGCCCATGGGCGAATGGACCGCGCGGGTCGTCCATCTGCTGAATGACCAACACCTG GGAGTGGTGACGGCAGCCACCAGCCTCATTACcactctggcccagaagaaTCCAGATGACTTTAAGACCTCCGTCTCTCTGGCTGTGGCCCGGCTCAGCAGG ATCGTGACGTCGGCGTCCATTGACCTTCAGGACTACACGTACTACTTTGTAGCTGCACCGTGGCTGTCTGTCAAACTTCTGCGCCTGCTCCAGAGCTACCCTCCACCAG AGGATGCAGCGCTGCGCAGTCGTCTGACTGAGTGCTTAGAGACCATCCTCAATAAAGCCCAGGAGCCTCCAAAGTCCAAGAAGGTCCAGCACTCCAACGCCAAGAACGCCGTTCTGTTTGAAGCCATTGCCCTCATCATCCACCATGACAG CGAGCCCACCCTGTTGGTGCGAGCCTGTAACCAGCTGGGCCAGTTCCTGCAGCACAGAGAAACCAACCTCCGGTACCTGGCTTTGGAGAGCATGTGCACGCTGGCCAGCTCCGAGTTTTCCCACGAGGCCGTGAAGACGCACATGGAAACTGTGATCAATGCTCTGAAG ACGGAGAGAGATGTGAGTGTTCGCCAACGTGCCGTGGATCTGCTCTACGCCATGTGCGACCGCAGCAACGCCAAGCAGATCGTGGCCGAGATGCTGAGCTACCTGGAGACCGCCGACTACTCCATCAGAGAGGAGATA GTGCTCAAAGTGGCCATCCTGGCAGAGAAGTACGCCGTGGACTACACCTGGTACGTGGACACCATCCTGAACCTGATTCGCATCGCCGGGGACTACGTCAGTGAGGAGGTGTGGTACCGTGTCATCCAGATCGTCATAAACAGAGACGACGTCCAAGGTTACGCCGCCAAGACCGTCTTTGAG GCGCTACAAGCTCCCGCCTGCCACGAGAACCTGGTGAAGGTGGGCGGGTATATCCTGGGAGAGTTCGGTAACCTGATTGCTGGTGACTCCCGCTCCAG cccTCTGGTCCAGTTCAATCTTCTCCACTCCAAGTTCCACCTGTGTTCTGTGCCAACTCGAGCGCTGCTGCTGTCGGCGTACATCAAGTTCATCAACTTGTTTCCAGAAGTGAAAGCCACCATCCAGGATGTGCTGCGCTCCGACAGCCAGCTTCGCAACGCTGACGTGGAGCTTCAGCAGAGAGCCGTCGAGTACCTGAGGCTCAGCTGCATCGCCAGCACCGACATACTG GCCACAGTCTTGGAGGAAATGCCTCCGTTCCCAGAGAGAGAGTCTTCGATTCTGGccaagctgaagaagaagaaaggtccCGGAAAACTGCCTGACATGGATGATAGCCGCCGGAGCGTCAACGGCAGCACGGAGCACAGCGAGAACACGGACACCACAAACAAG TCTTCTTCACTGTTGGATGACCTTCTCCCTACTGACAGGCCCCGCCCATCCCGCTGTAGTCTCGTCTCTGCTAGGAACATG GGCTCCACCCACTCTTTTACGGATGTCCTGAATCTAAACTCCACCCCCTCATCAGGAGCCAGTCTGCTCATTGACGTGTTTTCAGAAAGCTCCGCCCCCCCCGCAGCCATCGACGTATCGGAGGAAAACTTCCCCAG GTTTGTTTGTAAGAACAACGGCGTCATCTACGAGAACCAGCTCCTACAGATCGGCCTGAAGTCCGAGTACCGGCAGAACCTCG GTCGCATGTACGTGTTCTACGGCAACAAGACGTCCACCCAGTTCCTCAGCTTCTCctcatcagtgagcagcagtgaaaTGCTGAAGTCTC AGCTGAATGTCCACTCGAAGGCGGCCGACCCCATGATAGAAGGCGGAGCTCAGATGCAGCAGATCCTGAACATTGAATGTGTGTCAGACTTCAGAGACGCTCCTGTTCTCAACATCCAGTtcag GTACGGAGGAACCTTGCAGAACATCGCCGTGAAACTCCCCGTGATGCTCAACAAGTTTTTTCAGCCCACAGAGATGATGTCGCAGGACTTCTTCCAGCGCTGGAAGCAGCTCGGAGC TCCACAGCAGGAGGTTCAGAAAATCTTCAAAGCCAAACACCCGATGGACACCGAGGTCACCAAGGCcaag ATTTTAGGCTTTGGTGTCGCTCTGCTGGACGGCGTCGATCCCAATCCTGCGAACTTTGTCGGAGCGGGAGTGATTCACACGAAGACCACTCAGGTGGGCTGCCTGCTGAGACTGGAGCCCAACATGCAGGCacag ATGTACCGCCTCACGCTGCGGACCAGCAGGGATTCGGTGTCTCAGAGACTCTGTGAGCTGCTCTCTGACCAGTTTTAG